One Cicer arietinum cultivar CDC Frontier isolate Library 1 chromosome 8, Cicar.CDCFrontier_v2.0, whole genome shotgun sequence DNA segment encodes these proteins:
- the LOC113784536 gene encoding protein DETOXIFICATION 54-like, translated as MVALGCAFVMGFINVAWTVILRYGWAALFTNDEPVKALVASVMPIMGLCELGNCPQTTGCGILRGTARPVIGANINLGSFYFVGTPVAVGLAFWFKIGFSGLWFGLLSAQVACALSILYVVVVRTDWEAEALKAEKLTRGVEMGN; from the coding sequence ATGGTTGCATTAGGATGTGCTTTCGTAATGGGCTTCATCAATGTGGCATGGACTGTGATTCTTAGATATGGGTGGGCCGCGTTGTTTACAAATGATGAGCCCGTAAAAGCTTTGGTTGCATCGGTCATGCCAATCATGGGCCTATGCGAGCTTGGAAACTGCCCACAAACAACGGGATGTGGCATCCTTCGTGGCACGGCACGGCCCGTCATTGGTGCTAACATTAATTTGGGTTCATTTTACTTTGTGGGTACACCGGTTGCTGTGGGCTTGgcattttggttcaaaattggGTTTAGTGGGCTTTGGTTTGGGCTTTTGTCTGCGCAGGTGGCATGTGCTTTGTCAATTCTATATGTTGTTGTGGTACGTACGGATTGGGAAGCAGAGGCTTTGAAGGCAGAGAAGCTAACAAGAGGGGTAGAGATGGGAAATTGA